The sequence AACTTGGGTAACTGTAGTTGGTTGAgggatcattttttttcattggcCATAAATGGTTAAAAAAGTGTTGACAGTATGTAATCAATGTAAATACATCTTGAATCTATCTTGATGtgtaaaaatttatagttaaaacgTTAGTAagcatttgataatttttaaaataggtttttaatttgtaatcaataaaattttattttattatataattcctttatactttataattaatatgttgtGTAATTTTGCAGGCGTTATTTTATTGATGATACTGCATTAAAAGATCATTTCAAAACTAAAGTTCATAAACGGCGACTTAAAGCTTTAGAACTGGAACCATATACTATTGAAGAATCGGAAAGAGCTGCTGGTTTTGGAAACTTCCAAACAGCAAAAAGAAGGAAGATTGAAACTCAACCATTACTTctagaagagaaagaaaatactgaaaatataaagGAAGATATTgctgattaaatattattatttataatttttatcgttttaaaaatgagaaaaacctgtattgtaaaacttaattacatttcttacaagtatttttctagttttttatatgtaactGGTGATAAGGCTAGAGATATTTATTCTTCTGTACAACCTCATATTGATTTTGATGAAAGAA comes from Lycorma delicatula isolate Av1 chromosome 3, ASM4794821v1, whole genome shotgun sequence and encodes:
- the LOC142322072 gene encoding zinc finger protein 593 homolog isoform X2, whose protein sequence is MPGPYKRKKYHFGDTHLKKRWRTRKRTKDLDEIDNDMKEENAVQLLKQEVDVDKPGNAQFYCLHCARYFIDDTALKDHFKTKVHKRRLKALELEPYTIEESERAAGFGNFQTAKRRKIETQPLLLEEKENTENIKEDIAD